From Bacillota bacterium, the proteins below share one genomic window:
- a CDS encoding Crp/Fnr family transcriptional regulator, with protein MAKDTLESLRKIHLFNFLDDEQLEYVAQLIIDRFYKAGRIIFFENEPGEAVFFLKSGRIKVSKADDDGREQILHFVHPGEMFAEVVLFGDSTYPATAEVLEDAEVQLIRNQDMDRLMLEHPDMALGFLRIMAQRLRFAQRQINELALMSTTRRMASMLLYLAADQGKKTEKGIKIDISLTKQDLASLIGTSRETANRILSDFKKQKAIEVDRQEIILVDKEKLKSWI; from the coding sequence ATGGCTAAGGACACCCTGGAAAGCCTGAGGAAAATCCACTTATTTAATTTTTTAGACGATGAGCAACTTGAATATGTGGCCCAATTGATTATTGACCGCTTTTATAAGGCAGGGCGCATAATATTTTTTGAAAATGAGCCCGGGGAAGCGGTATTTTTCCTTAAGTCAGGTCGTATCAAAGTTTCAAAAGCGGATGATGACGGTAGGGAGCAAATATTACATTTTGTGCACCCGGGAGAAATGTTTGCAGAAGTAGTTCTTTTCGGCGACAGCACATATCCTGCCACAGCCGAAGTTTTAGAGGATGCGGAAGTACAGTTAATTCGCAACCAGGATATGGACAGGCTAATGTTGGAACATCCCGACATGGCTCTTGGGTTTTTACGGATAATGGCCCAGCGCCTGCGCTTTGCCCAACGCCAAATTAACGAGTTGGCATTAATGAGTACAACTCGTAGGATGGCAAGCATGCTGCTGTATTTAGCAGCAGACCAGGGCAAAAAAACGGAAAAAGGAATAAAAATTGACATTTCCCTTACTAAGCAGGACCTGGCCAGCTTGATCGGCACGTCCAGGGAGACAGCTAACCGTATTCTAAGTGATTTCAAAAAACAAAAGGCAATTGAAGTAGATAGGCAGGAAATAATCTTGGTGGACAAAGAGAAGCTCAAATCCTGGATATAG
- the aroF gene encoding 3-deoxy-7-phosphoheptulonate synthase: MVIVMDVGAREQDIVVVMNKLEKIGFQGHLIRGVNRIVIGAVGDRTAINSLNLEVLPGVEKVVPIMQPFKLVSREIRNDSTLIKVKNAVIGGKQPVVIAGPCAVESRDQLLTAARRAAAAGATILRGGTFKPRTSPYSFQGLQEEGLMLMSAAAKESGLATVTEVIDEWSLELALGYVDMVQVGARNMQNFKLLQAVGRCQKPVLLKRGLSATIEEWLMAAEYVVSEGNPSVVLCERGIRTFEKYTRNTLDLSAVPLVKGLTHLPVIVDPSHATGKRELVAPMSMAAIAAGADGLLVEMHPDPQRALCDGHQSLSPDELDTLMLRIANLKAAVSGVGA; this comes from the coding sequence ATGGTTATCGTTATGGATGTTGGTGCACGGGAACAAGATATAGTGGTAGTAATGAATAAATTAGAGAAAATTGGTTTTCAAGGTCACTTAATTAGGGGAGTAAATCGTATAGTCATTGGAGCAGTGGGGGACCGGACAGCAATAAATTCTTTAAATCTGGAAGTCCTGCCAGGAGTGGAAAAAGTGGTACCTATTATGCAGCCCTTCAAACTGGTGAGCAGAGAAATACGTAATGATTCGACCTTGATAAAAGTAAAAAATGCAGTCATAGGCGGGAAGCAGCCGGTGGTAATAGCCGGTCCTTGCGCTGTGGAAAGTCGTGACCAGCTGCTAACAGCGGCACGCCGGGCGGCCGCTGCGGGTGCCACAATATTAAGGGGCGGAACGTTCAAACCCAGGACTTCTCCCTATAGTTTTCAGGGATTACAGGAAGAGGGGTTAATGTTAATGTCAGCTGCTGCAAAAGAGAGCGGATTGGCAACAGTTACAGAAGTAATTGATGAATGGAGCCTGGAACTTGCCCTTGGATATGTTGATATGGTGCAAGTAGGTGCCAGGAATATGCAGAATTTTAAACTGTTACAGGCTGTGGGGCGGTGCCAAAAGCCGGTTCTCTTAAAGCGGGGACTATCGGCAACAATAGAGGAATGGCTTATGGCAGCGGAATATGTTGTATCAGAAGGTAATCCCTCAGTGGTATTGTGCGAGCGTGGTATACGTACCTTTGAGAAATATACCCGCAATACATTGGATTTAAGTGCAGTTCCGTTGGTAAAAGGATTAACCCATTTGCCGGTAATCGTTGATCCCAGTCATGCCACAGGAAAGCGCGAACTAGTTGCGCCTATGTCTATGGCAGCGATAGCAGCCGGAGCAGATGGGCTGCTTGTAGAAATGCACCCGGATCCTCAACGCGCCCTTTGTGACGGTCACCAGTCGTTATCACCCGATGAATTAGATACGTTGATGCTTCGGATTGCAAATCTAAAGGCTGCTGTATCAGGAGTAGGGGCCTAG
- the pheA gene encoding prephenate dehydratase: MINDGQMLRIAFLGPEGTYSQEAACKYMQGKNFRLVAATSLEEICTGILDGRWEQGLLPVENSTEGTVGQSMDILAMADHKLKISGEVLLPIKHSLLAPPGVTLDDVELVISHPQALGQCGNYIQRTFPGVDTMDMASTAHAAREVARKNLPWAAIASPVAASYGLKILARDINDYQENITRFLVLGREDARPNNCSKTTIIVNISDCPGALHSILGEFAARGINLTRIESRPSKRRLGEYIFFIDFAGHAGDPVISETIDNIRGKCTTCRVVGSYPSTSVTASYKKDVPKSLADLRRKINEIDNHILSLLSRRMTLSDEAVQYKEKDEIRDEGREKEILNRLAGEAAKKGISPLIVTNLFKVILDYSVWRQIKIFSKQLGGALCRRE, from the coding sequence ATGATAAATGACGGACAGATGTTGCGAATAGCATTTCTCGGACCGGAAGGAACTTATTCCCAAGAAGCAGCATGCAAATATATGCAAGGAAAAAATTTTCGTTTGGTTGCCGCCACTAGTTTGGAAGAAATATGTACAGGGATTCTGGATGGCCGGTGGGAGCAAGGGTTGTTACCAGTGGAAAACTCCACCGAGGGTACAGTGGGGCAGTCAATGGATATTTTGGCCATGGCTGACCACAAATTAAAAATAAGCGGAGAAGTATTACTACCCATAAAACACAGCCTATTAGCTCCGCCGGGAGTGACTTTAGATGATGTTGAGCTTGTGATATCTCACCCTCAGGCTTTGGGACAGTGTGGTAATTATATACAAAGAACATTCCCCGGCGTGGATACCATGGATATGGCCAGTACTGCACATGCCGCACGGGAGGTAGCCAGAAAGAACCTCCCCTGGGCGGCCATTGCCTCTCCCGTGGCCGCATCTTATGGCCTAAAAATTTTAGCCCGGGATATTAATGATTACCAAGAAAACATTACCCGTTTTCTTGTTTTGGGCCGGGAAGATGCGAGGCCCAACAACTGCAGTAAAACAACCATAATTGTAAACATCAGTGACTGTCCCGGGGCTCTTCATTCAATACTGGGTGAATTTGCCGCCCGGGGGATAAATTTAACGCGTATTGAATCACGCCCGAGCAAAAGAAGGTTAGGAGAGTACATTTTCTTTATTGATTTCGCCGGTCATGCGGGTGACCCTGTAATTTCAGAAACAATTGATAATATAAGGGGAAAATGTACCACATGCAGGGTTGTTGGTTCGTATCCGTCTACGTCGGTGACAGCAAGCTATAAAAAAGACGTACCAAAGTCATTGGCTGATTTGCGGCGGAAGATAAACGAAATAGATAACCATATATTAAGCCTATTGTCGCGTAGGATGACCTTGTCAGATGAGGCGGTGCAATACAAAGAAAAGGATGAAATCAGAGATGAGGGAAGGGAAAAGGAAATTCTGAACAGGCTCGCGGGAGAAGCTGCAAAAAAAGGGATTAGCCCGTTGATTGTTACCAATTTATTTAAGGTGATTTTGGATTATTCTGTGTGGCGGCAAATAAAGATTTTTTCTAAACAACTCGGGGGGGCATTATGCCGCAGGGAATGA
- a CDS encoding GHKL domain-containing protein: MIINEKCLETVETHFSSPADILLDISRVINSNLGISEIFRVVYAYLPHLIDFDLGGYYLSDTNNFRLKQSLALGEEYVSPLGQKNSQNLLLNKIQATCRPWICSHFIASKQLKRHLFYRDVLVPNGIFYTEGAPILVNGRLVGSINIGRNMHKGDFTKVELNRLEMVANMLSTLVHGFSRAYYHNEFDCPLEKCEPAPLEEPGGGETDDRQGWMNILGNMTTVVAREIRNPLVAMKMAFYSLARSVPNEPALQPDLEQMEHSLYRMNKSLDFMLSLSRDLELNFVQVDINRFLDEILQMISSTLDPEVFIVRDYAPLPPIILDREKMIAVLNNIIENAIDAMPGGGTLRIITISSNGKVGIIVEDNGLGVDQNMRSRLFSPFVSSKPQGTGLGLTICKRIVESHGGNIKVRSNIGKGTAVCIDIPIREG, from the coding sequence GTGATCATTAATGAGAAATGTCTGGAAACAGTGGAAACACACTTTTCCAGCCCGGCAGATATTCTTTTAGATATTAGCCGGGTCATAAACTCAAATTTAGGCATAAGTGAGATTTTCCGAGTAGTATATGCTTATCTACCACACCTAATAGATTTTGACCTGGGTGGATATTACCTCAGTGATACTAATAATTTCAGACTTAAGCAGAGCCTAGCCCTGGGAGAAGAATATGTGTCGCCTTTAGGCCAAAAAAATTCGCAAAACTTGCTGCTCAACAAGATTCAAGCTACCTGCAGGCCATGGATATGCAGTCACTTTATTGCATCCAAGCAATTGAAAAGACATTTGTTTTACCGGGACGTGCTGGTTCCCAATGGGATTTTTTATACCGAGGGAGCACCAATTCTTGTGAACGGGAGACTAGTGGGCAGTATCAACATTGGACGTAATATGCATAAAGGAGATTTTACAAAGGTAGAATTGAATCGGTTGGAAATGGTGGCTAATATGTTGTCTACGCTGGTGCACGGATTTTCGAGGGCTTATTATCATAATGAGTTTGATTGTCCATTGGAGAAGTGTGAACCTGCCCCCCTGGAAGAACCCGGAGGTGGTGAAACCGATGACCGGCAAGGTTGGATGAATATATTGGGCAACATGACTACCGTGGTGGCACGAGAAATTCGAAATCCGTTAGTGGCGATGAAAATGGCGTTTTATTCCCTGGCCAGGAGTGTACCTAATGAGCCCGCTCTGCAGCCAGACTTGGAACAAATGGAACACTCTTTGTACCGCATGAATAAAAGTTTGGATTTTATGTTAAGTCTTTCACGTGATTTAGAATTAAACTTTGTGCAAGTGGATATTAACCGGTTTTTAGATGAGATATTACAAATGATTAGCTCTACTTTGGATCCGGAAGTGTTTATAGTAAGGGATTATGCCCCACTACCTCCCATTATACTAGACCGAGAAAAAATGATAGCTGTATTGAATAACATTATCGAAAATGCCATTGACGCTATGCCTGGGGGGGGAACATTACGTATTATAACCATCAGCAGTAATGGTAAAGTGGGAATTATTGTCGAAGATAATGGTTTGGGAGTGGATCAAAATATGCGTTCTCGGCTTTTTTCTCCTTTTGTAAGTTCTAAACCGCAGGGAACCGGCTTAGGATTAACTATTTGCAAGCGAATTGTTGAATCGCACGGTGGGAATATTAAGGTGAGAAGTAATATAGGAAAGGGAACGGCAGTTTGTATAGATATACCCATTCGTGAAGGATAA
- a CDS encoding bifunctional nuclease family protein: MLNVVVKGLAYDETGSPIILLSDDNGEKILPIWVGMLEAHSITSALGTYDTSRPLTHDLMLNLCNSMGVSISKVVISDLRDDTFFAELHLLKENENLLLDARPSDAIALAVRTGVPIFVDAEVADQMLKIQELIDEEAVQKLEEVTNDIVKEYKKSLH, translated from the coding sequence ATGTTAAATGTTGTAGTAAAAGGCTTGGCTTATGATGAAACGGGCAGCCCTATCATACTCCTTTCCGACGACAACGGAGAAAAAATACTACCCATATGGGTGGGAATGCTTGAAGCACATTCTATCACATCCGCACTGGGAACATATGATACTTCCCGTCCTTTAACTCACGATTTAATGTTAAACCTATGCAACAGTATGGGAGTTTCTATTTCCAAAGTTGTAATATCAGATTTGAGGGACGATACATTCTTTGCAGAACTTCATTTGTTGAAAGAGAACGAAAATCTTTTACTCGATGCAAGGCCAAGTGATGCCATCGCTCTGGCTGTTCGAACAGGAGTTCCAATATTTGTGGATGCTGAAGTAGCTGACCAGATGCTAAAAATCCAAGAGTTGATTGACGAAGAAGCAGTGCAAAAATTGGAAGAAGTAACTAATGACATTGTAAAAGAGTATAAAAAATCATTGCATTAA
- a CDS encoding phage holin family protein, protein MNWITMILLNALALVMADYLVAGIRINGFIPALFAGLSLGIVNTIIRPVLMFFTLPFTILTLGLFILVLNAITFGIAAMLVPGFHVYSFGGAFLGALFTSVIGWFLNLIFKRD, encoded by the coding sequence ATGAATTGGATTACCATGATTCTGTTAAACGCTTTGGCCTTGGTGATGGCAGACTACCTTGTGGCAGGCATTCGTATCAACGGGTTTATCCCGGCATTGTTTGCCGGACTCTCCTTAGGCATTGTAAACACAATTATACGACCGGTTTTAATGTTTTTTACTCTACCCTTCACAATCCTCACCCTCGGTCTCTTCATCCTAGTTTTAAACGCCATAACTTTCGGAATTGCGGCCATGTTGGTGCCTGGATTTCATGTGTACAGTTTCGGAGGAGCCTTTCTGGGAGCACTGTTCACTTCAGTCATCGGCTGGTTCTTGAATCTCATTTTTAAGCGTGATTAA
- a CDS encoding gamma carbonic anhydrase family protein, whose product MIHSFLEYQPRIKDSVFIAPGAQVVGRVELSDDVGIWYNTVVRGDVDVVTIGPRTNIQDGCVLHQDEGAPLIIGADVTVGHMALLHGCTIEDQAFIGMGAVILSGAKIGSGAMVGAGSLVLQGQEIPPGMLALGSPAKVIRELSEEEKERFQQMAVRYMKRAKEYKG is encoded by the coding sequence TTGATTCATTCTTTTCTGGAATACCAACCGAGGATTAAAGACTCCGTTTTCATTGCCCCCGGGGCACAGGTCGTAGGAAGGGTGGAGCTGTCGGATGACGTAGGAATATGGTACAACACAGTGGTTCGTGGTGATGTTGACGTGGTTACAATAGGACCCCGCACAAATATCCAGGATGGATGTGTTCTTCACCAGGATGAAGGTGCTCCCTTGATTATTGGAGCTGATGTTACCGTTGGCCATATGGCTCTTTTACATGGCTGTACCATTGAAGACCAAGCATTTATAGGAATGGGTGCGGTTATACTCAGTGGTGCAAAAATTGGTTCCGGTGCAATGGTGGGTGCGGGTTCGCTGGTCTTACAAGGTCAGGAAATTCCACCGGGTATGCTTGCCCTCGGAAGTCCGGCAAAAGTAATCAGAGAATTGTCGGAGGAAGAAAAAGAGCGCTTTCAACAGATGGCCGTTCGGTATATGAAAAGGGCCAAAGAGTATAAAGGTTAA
- a CDS encoding tRNA 2-thiocytidine(32) synthetase TtcA, with protein MGKHSYLKWFKSRVKRAITDYNMITNGDGVVVGLSGGKDSAVLLDILAKVRQEVPVNYDLHAVLIHMGWQMDIDVLEQFCRERGVPFTCKYTDIGEVVFEYRQDKSPCALCANLRRGALNNTVRDIGFNKLALGHHIDDVIETFFMSLFYTGQFKTFSPLTYMDRSGVTLVRPLIYHSGKTVENFRKRYDLPVVKNPCPVAEDTKRVEMAEIIDYLGGRYPDIRRRFLTALQSLDTQNLWPLPLNKRRLPQDNPPQ; from the coding sequence ATGGGAAAGCATTCATATCTAAAGTGGTTTAAATCCAGGGTAAAAAGGGCAATTACGGATTACAACATGATAACTAATGGGGACGGGGTTGTTGTAGGGCTGTCCGGAGGAAAGGACAGTGCGGTTCTTTTGGATATACTGGCCAAAGTCCGACAGGAGGTTCCCGTCAATTACGATTTGCACGCTGTATTAATACATATGGGATGGCAGATGGATATTGATGTTTTAGAGCAATTTTGCAGGGAAAGAGGGGTCCCCTTTACATGTAAATATACCGATATTGGAGAGGTGGTTTTTGAATATCGGCAGGATAAAAGCCCCTGTGCTCTTTGTGCCAATTTGCGCCGGGGGGCGCTAAATAATACTGTACGGGACATTGGATTTAACAAGCTGGCCTTGGGTCATCATATTGATGATGTTATTGAGACTTTTTTTATGAGCCTATTTTATACCGGTCAATTTAAAACCTTTTCACCACTGACTTACATGGACCGCAGTGGTGTTACGCTGGTCCGTCCCTTAATCTATCATAGCGGTAAAACAGTGGAGAACTTCAGAAAGCGTTATGATCTACCTGTGGTGAAGAATCCTTGTCCTGTGGCCGAAGACACAAAACGAGTGGAAATGGCGGAAATCATTGATTATTTGGGTGGCCGATATCCTGACATACGTCGAAGATTTTTGACCGCGCTTCAGTCGCTTGATACTCAAAACCTTTGGCCATTGCCGCTAAATAAACGGAGGTTGCCTCAGGATAATCCACCTCAATGA
- a CDS encoding uracil-DNA glycosylase, protein MIIKLNKLYEGELTDCKCACPLRGTSTPVKGYHPQQNVNIAFVGEAPGAKEADYGIPFVGIAGGNFDDFLRDLNLTRDEVFITNTVKCRPTVGYRGKKNRAPYASEIKACSGYLEKELSIVNPKLIITLGNIPLRRLLANNKATITDWHGTLFFYDDAKVFPLHHPGAITYNRKLTNVIAEDLKVLKKLVTMQKY, encoded by the coding sequence ATGATTATTAAACTTAATAAATTATATGAAGGAGAATTGACCGACTGCAAGTGCGCATGTCCGTTACGAGGAACATCCACCCCTGTAAAAGGCTATCATCCGCAACAAAACGTAAATATTGCCTTTGTCGGTGAAGCACCGGGGGCAAAAGAAGCGGATTATGGCATCCCTTTTGTAGGCATTGCCGGTGGTAATTTCGATGATTTTTTACGCGATTTAAATCTCACGCGCGATGAAGTATTTATCACCAATACCGTAAAGTGTCGTCCCACAGTAGGCTATCGGGGAAAAAAGAACCGCGCCCCGTATGCCTCTGAAATAAAAGCATGTTCCGGCTACCTGGAAAAAGAGCTCAGCATCGTTAATCCCAAGCTAATCATAACCCTTGGTAACATCCCCCTGCGCAGATTACTTGCTAATAATAAAGCAACCATTACCGATTGGCATGGCACATTATTTTTCTACGACGACGCTAAAGTATTCCCTCTTCATCATCCCGGGGCAATTACTTACAATCGAAAACTTACCAACGTTATAGCAGAAGATCTGAAAGTGTTAAAGAAACTTGTAACTATGCAAAAGTACTGA
- a CDS encoding Fe3+-hydroxamate ABC transporter substrate-binding protein: protein MKIISLVPSYTEILFSLGLDSELIGVTEHCDFPLEAQNIEKIGTFANPDPDKIIDLAPELVCADPALHKQAIAQLRDKGVKVFSPWLQSVKDVLQSMEDLATLSRQQQAVLDVVNPLRERVGRVKEGASGKCRPRVFRVMSDSPVITPGPYSVQYDAIKLAGGTLMPMDDTAYQQVPWEELIRFNPEILLFCGRSKADPKRPRCKGCLSKNPMCQREVDEIITEEWSGVNAVRNNKVYPLSCDVLCRPGVRLIAGIEKLNKYFQGV from the coding sequence ATGAAGATTATTTCTCTGGTGCCTTCATACACCGAGATCCTTTTTTCCTTGGGCCTGGACAGTGAATTAATTGGAGTGACTGAGCATTGTGACTTTCCACTGGAAGCTCAAAACATCGAAAAAATAGGCACTTTTGCTAATCCGGACCCGGATAAAATTATAGACCTGGCTCCTGAATTGGTATGTGCTGATCCTGCCTTACACAAACAAGCTATAGCACAATTACGGGATAAAGGCGTAAAAGTGTTTTCTCCTTGGCTGCAAAGTGTGAAGGATGTTCTTCAGAGCATGGAGGATCTTGCAACATTAAGCCGTCAACAGCAAGCTGTGCTGGATGTGGTTAATCCCTTACGGGAAAGGGTGGGCAGAGTGAAAGAGGGAGCATCGGGCAAATGTCGCCCCAGGGTCTTTCGTGTCATGAGCGACAGTCCGGTGATAACGCCTGGTCCATATTCAGTACAATATGATGCTATTAAGCTGGCTGGTGGGACTTTAATGCCCATGGATGATACTGCTTACCAGCAAGTCCCATGGGAGGAACTGATCAGGTTTAACCCGGAAATTCTACTTTTCTGTGGTAGGAGTAAAGCGGATCCAAAGCGTCCTCGCTGCAAAGGTTGTTTATCAAAAAATCCAATGTGTCAAAGGGAAGTTGATGAAATCATTACCGAGGAATGGTCAGGTGTTAATGCCGTAAGGAATAATAAAGTATATCCCTTGTCTTGTGATGTGCTTTGCCGTCCCGGGGTAAGATTAATCGCTGGTATAGAAAAGTTAAATAAATATTTTCAAGGGGTCTAA
- the pepF gene encoding oligoendopeptidase F, translating to MSQKENKWELSHIYESHAKWENDIDEVKKLTQQIVEMNGSITTSAQDLLKALKTNDKLYLTLAKAYSYARLQFDTDMGNDAAKARFEKTDALASSVSDRLAFFEPQLLQINQETFEQYKKDISELETYAHSMEKLFQKKKHVLTPEMEEVLAKMASLGNSFKKVFDDITVNDLVFPELEDEEGNTVVANEANYRKCLNSYNRDFREKYFKALLSTYGSHQNSISSTYYGSVKYDVFMARSRKYKSSRAMALSGNFIPLEVYDNLIKTVRENIRVLQDYIALRKKVLGLDNIHFYDLFVPLVEEANISYTFEDAKALVLEALSILGEDYVQTLKKAFDDHWIDIYPKKGKRSGAYAMGIYDSHPYCLLNFSGTLDDVFTLAHELGHVMHSYYSNTNQPFTNAQYTIFTAEVASTVNETILYHHLLQQNKSKREKTHLVSMHLDSLRSTLFRQTFFADFEMQVHDMVEHEKPITPQTLKSMYEELYNVYHGTDFIVDKELNYEWLRIPHFYRAFYVYQYATGVSAAISIAGKILSGKQLNGNKSAIDGYKEFLKSGGSDYSINLLKKAGVDMSSPQPILDAINDFDKARRELEEII from the coding sequence ATGAGCCAGAAAGAAAATAAATGGGAACTGTCGCATATATATGAATCCCATGCTAAATGGGAAAATGACATTGATGAAGTAAAAAAGCTAACCCAACAGATTGTGGAAATGAACGGAAGCATTACTACTTCCGCCCAGGACTTATTAAAAGCTCTGAAGACCAATGACAAATTATATTTGACACTGGCCAAAGCATACAGTTATGCACGCTTGCAATTTGACACGGACATGGGCAATGATGCGGCCAAAGCCCGGTTTGAAAAGACCGATGCCCTGGCATCAAGTGTCAGTGACCGGCTGGCCTTTTTTGAACCCCAACTCCTGCAGATAAACCAAGAAACATTCGAACAATACAAAAAGGATATCTCCGAGCTTGAAACCTATGCACATAGTATGGAAAAACTATTTCAGAAAAAGAAACATGTCCTCACTCCAGAGATGGAAGAGGTATTGGCCAAAATGGCCTCTCTTGGCAATTCGTTTAAAAAGGTGTTTGATGACATCACCGTAAACGACCTTGTATTTCCGGAATTAGAAGATGAAGAAGGCAACACTGTAGTTGCCAATGAAGCAAATTATAGAAAATGTCTTAACTCCTACAATCGTGACTTCCGTGAAAAGTATTTTAAGGCGCTTTTATCTACTTACGGTTCACATCAAAATTCCATTTCATCAACCTATTACGGTTCTGTTAAATATGATGTCTTCATGGCCAGGTCCCGAAAATACAAATCTTCCCGTGCCATGGCCTTATCCGGAAATTTTATTCCACTGGAAGTCTATGACAACCTGATAAAGACCGTTCGGGAAAATATAAGAGTATTGCAGGACTATATTGCGCTGAGGAAAAAAGTACTGGGATTAGATAACATTCACTTCTATGATTTATTTGTTCCACTGGTTGAAGAGGCTAATATCTCTTATACCTTTGAGGATGCCAAAGCCCTGGTACTGGAGGCACTGTCCATATTGGGAGAGGATTATGTCCAGACCCTCAAGAAGGCCTTTGACGATCATTGGATAGACATATATCCCAAAAAAGGTAAACGTTCCGGCGCCTACGCCATGGGGATATACGACTCGCACCCGTATTGCCTGCTAAACTTTTCGGGGACTCTCGATGACGTTTTTACCCTTGCCCACGAGCTGGGACATGTGATGCACAGTTATTACAGTAACACGAACCAGCCCTTTACAAACGCGCAGTACACTATTTTTACAGCGGAAGTGGCATCAACGGTTAATGAAACCATTCTTTATCATCATTTACTACAGCAAAACAAGTCCAAACGGGAAAAAACTCACCTGGTGAGCATGCACTTGGACAGTCTGCGCTCAACCTTATTTCGTCAAACATTTTTCGCAGATTTTGAAATGCAAGTACATGACATGGTAGAGCACGAAAAACCAATAACTCCCCAAACATTAAAATCAATGTATGAAGAACTATATAACGTGTATCACGGAACAGACTTTATTGTTGATAAAGAGCTAAACTATGAATGGCTGAGGATCCCTCATTTTTACCGGGCATTTTATGTATACCAGTATGCTACCGGTGTATCTGCTGCAATCAGTATTGCCGGTAAAATTCTCAGCGGCAAACAATTGAACGGAAACAAATCGGCCATTGACGGATATAAAGAGTTTTTAAAATCAGGGGGATCTGATTACTCTATTAATTTACTCAAGAAAGCCGGAGTGGATATGTCCTCCCCGCAGCCTATTTTAGATGCCATTAATGATTTCGACAAAGCTCGCCGGGAATTAGAAGAAATTATTTAA